The nucleotide window CTGTAATCTTAATGACTGGTGCAACTGGGTTTCCAGTTGGAGTACCTCTTCCTGTGGAGAATACAACGATTTGTGCTCCACCTGCAACCATTCCCGCTATAGATGATGGATCATTTCCTGGTGTATCCATAATAACAAGTCCTTTTTCTATAACATCTTTGGCATAATCATAGACTTCATTTATTGTAGTCGTTCCTCCTTTATGAATACAACCAAGGGACTTTTCTTCTAAAGTGGTTAATCCTCCAGTTTTATTTCCAGGAGATGGATTTCCATCCCTTACCCTTTCTCCTATTAATTCTAAACTTTCCTCATATCTTTCTATAATCTCATAGATTCTCTCTTTGACTGCCTCGTTCTTTGCTCTTTTTGCTAAAATATGTTCTGCACCTATTAATTCAGTAGTTTCACTTAGAATGGATGTACCACCCAAATCAACTATTTTATCACTGAGACTGCCTATAGCTGGATTGGATGCAAGACCACTTGTAGTATCCGACCCACCACACTCTGTGGCTATAATCAATTCAGACATGGGAAATTCTTCCTTTTGGAGCATACTGGCCTCTGCTAATAAATTTTTAGCATATCTTACAGCTTTTTCGATGGTTTTTAAAGTCCCACCTTCTTCTTGAATAATCAAGGATTTAACTGGTTTATTGGTTCTTTTGCTAATTTCCTTTAATAATAGATCCATCTGCGCATTTTCACACCCTAATGACACTACAACCGTTCCATATATGTTGGGATTTGCAGCAAAGCCACTCATTACATCTACAGTGAGTTGTAAATCTTTTGGAGGTTGTGAACATCCATTTTGATTATTAAATGTTATGGCTCCATTCACTTGATTTGCGATAATTCTAGTGGTGTCAGAAGCACATACACTAGCAGGTAAAATCAAGATATGATTTCTAATACCAACTTTTCCATCCGGACGTTTATATCCCCAAAAATTCATATTTTTATTAGA belongs to Irregularibacter muris and includes:
- a CDS encoding UxaA family hydrolase; this encodes MNFWGYKRPDGKVGIRNHILILPASVCASDTTRIIANQVNGAITFNNQNGCSQPPKDLQLTVDVMSGFAANPNIYGTVVVSLGCENAQMDLLLKEISKRTNKPVKSLIIQEEGGTLKTIEKAVRYAKNLLAEASMLQKEEFPMSELIIATECGGSDTTSGLASNPAIGSLSDKIVDLGGTSILSETTELIGAEHILAKRAKNEAVKERIYEIIERYEESLELIGERVRDGNPSPGNKTGGLTTLEEKSLGCIHKGGTTTINEVYDYAKDVIEKGLVIMDTPGNDPSSIAGMVAGGAQIVVFSTGRGTPTGNPVAPVIKITGNRETYNKMEDNIDIDCSGFIYGEQTLDELGNILLKEVQEVASGKQTKAEQLGYMEIAIMRACNYV